From the genome of Phalacrocorax aristotelis chromosome 15, bGulAri2.1, whole genome shotgun sequence, one region includes:
- the MAPK1 gene encoding mitogen-activated protein kinase 1 has translation MAAVSGAGAAGGSANAGGPEMVRGQVFDVGPRYTNLSYIGEGAYGMVCSAYDNVNKVRVAIKKISPFEHQTYCQRTLREIKILLRFRHENIIGINDIIRAPTIEQMKDVYIVQDLMETDLYKLLKTQHLSNDHICYFLYQILRGLKYIHSANVLHRDLKPSNLLLNTTCDLKICDFGLARVADPDHDHTGFLTEYVATRWYRAPEIMLNSKGYTKSIDIWSVGCILAEMLSNRPIFPGKHYLDQLNHILGILGSPSQEDLNCIINLKARNYLLSLPHKNKVPWNRLFPNADPKALDLLDKMLTFNPHKRIEVEQALAHPYLEQYYDPSDEPVAEAPFKFDMELDDLPKEKLKELIFEETARFQPGYRS, from the exons ATGGCGGCGGTGTcgggggccggggctgcgggcggcTCTGCCAACGCCGGCGGCCCGGAGATGGTGCGGGGCCAAGTGTTCGACGTGGGGCCCCGCTACACCAACCTCTCCTACATCGGCGAGGGGGCCTACGGCATGGTGTG TTCTGCCTATGATAACGTCAACAAAGTTCGAGTTGCTATAAAGAAAATCAGTCCTTTTGAGCATCAGACGTACTGCCAGAGAACTCTGAGAGAGATTAAGATCCTACTGCGCTTCAGGCATGAGAATATTATTGGAATAAATGATATTATCAGAGCTCCGACTATTGAACAAATGAAAGATGT ATACATTGTGCAAGATCTTATGGAGACGGATCTTTACAAGCTCTTAAAGACTCAACACCTCAGCAACGACCACATTTGTTATTTCCTTTACCAGATTCTGAGAGGGTTAAAATATATCCATTCAGCCAATGTGCTTCATCGTGACCTCAAACCTTCGAATTTGCTGCTTAACACCACTTGTGATCTCAAG ATTTGTGACTTTGGACTGGCTCGTGTTGCAGATCCAGATCATGATCACACAGGATTCTTGACAGAATATGTGGCCACACGTTGGTACAGGGCTCCTGAAATCATGCTGAATTCTAAG GGTTACACCAAGTCTATTGACATCTGGTCAGTAGGCTGTATTCTGGCAGAGATGCTCTCCAACAGACCTATCTTTCCAGGAAAACACTACCTTGACCAACTTAACCATATCCTTG gaatACTTGGATCCCCTTCCCAAGAAGATTTGAATTGTATAATAAATTTAAAGGCCAGAAACTACTTGCTTTCCCTACCACACAAAAATAAGGTACCATGGAACAGGCTGTTTCCAAATGCTGACCCCAAAG CACTTGATTTGTTGGATAAAATGTTGACCTTTAATCCTCATAAGCGGATTGAAGTCGAGCAAGCTTTAGCCCATCCGTATCTGGAGCAGTATTATGATCCAAGTGATGAG cCTGTAGCTGAAGCACCCTTCAAGTTTGATATGGAGTTGGATGACTTGCCgaaggaaaagctgaaagaacTGATTTTTGAGGAAACTGCTAGATTCCAGCCAGGATATCGATCTTAA